TGATTATAAATAATGCATACTTTTGTAATACCAACAGCATATAAAACACAACAATGAAGCAAGATATACCAAATCACTTTATAGAAGTTTACCAAACCCCAAATGGTGCGGTATACCAATCAAATAAAGATCGTTGTTTTTGGGTAGAATTTAATGGAGTGATTACCTCCTACAAAGTACTTTGCTTTTATAAATTCAAAAAAGCAGTAGATAACATAGATTTGGACTTAATGGCAAACAACTCTGACGCCGTTTATGATTATGAAATAATAGCGCCATGTAGTTGCGAGCGTTGTTATGTACTTACCCTTACCGAAATTGCCGAACTTAAAGAACTACTTTCTGGTGCCAAAGTAATGCTTGAACTAAATAGCATCTTGTACGAACGTTTGTACTCTGTGTTGGTTTAAAAAAATACACCCCACGCCTGTGCTTCTCACACTATCAGGCGTCTGCTTTTTTATTGTATTTTCCTGCCTTTTACCCGTATACTTTCCCTAAATCCCTTTCTGCAAGTACATTATTTTCTTAGCTAAAATATAGTACCTCAAAACAAGACTTTTTAAATCTGATTTCGTTTTATTGTGTAGCAATACTTTAAAAGCACTATTACACACACATCCATCAAATTATACTTTGGCGTTTATGATTGATTATCAATACTTTACACTAAAAAATGGCTTGCAAGTATACCTACACCAAGACACTACTACCCCAGTAGCGGCGGTCAATATACTATACAATGTGGGCTCGAAAGATGAGGACGAAAGCAAAACAGGGTTTGCCCATTTATTTGAGCACTTAATGTTTGGTGGGTCTAAAAACATTCCGTCTTACGACGAACCTTTACAACGAGTAGGAGGCGAAAACAATGCCTACACTACGCCTGATATTACCAATTACTACATTACACTACCTACTGCTAACATAGAAACAGCCTTTTGGCTGGAGTCTGATCGTATGATGAGCTTATCGTTTGACCCTGAGGTGTTAGAAGTTCAACGAAAGGTAGTGATAGAAGAGTTTAAGCAAAGGTATTTGAACCAGCCTTATGGAGATGTATGGCTCAAGCTACGACCATTGGCTTATCAGGTACACCCTTACCGTTGGGCAACTATAGGCAAAGATATTTCGCACATAGAGCGTGCTACAATGCAAGACGTAAAAGATTTTTTTAGAAAGTTTTACCTTCCCAATAACGCTATTTTGGCAGTAGCCGGCAACATAGATAAAGCACAACTACAGTACCTTGCCGAGAAATGGTTTGGTGACATTCCGGCGGGCACCGACTATCAGCGAAAGCTACCCAAAGAACCGAAACAAACAGAGCCCAGGTATACAGAAGTCACTGGCGATGTGCCAATGAATGCGCTTTATAAGGTGTATCACATGGTATCTAAAAGCCACCCTGATTATTATGCTACAGATTTGCTAAGCGATGTGTTGGGGCGAGGCAAATCGTCAAGGTTGTATACCAGGTTGGTCAAAGAAAAGAATATATTTAACTCTGTCAATGCTTATATTACCGGGTCAGTAGAGCCAGGTTTGTTGGTGGTACATGGCAACCTCAACGAAGGTGTGTCGCTGGAAGAGGGCGATGAGGCAGTGCAAAAAATCATTACTGAGCTCAAAAATCATAAAATACAAGAACAAGAGTTGAGTAAAGTGAAAAATCAGGCAGAGTCTACTTTGGTGTTTTCGGAGGTAGAGGTGCTTACCAGAATCATGAACCTTAGTTTTGCGGCGTTATTGGGCAATGCTAATGCAGTAAACAATGAGTCTGAGAAAATACAAGCAGTACACGCTCAGCAAATGATGGATATAGCCAATCAGATTTTGGTCCCCGAAAATAGCAGTACCCTTTATTATAGAAAAGCGTGACAAGTAGGTTGGTTTGTTCACATTTACCAATACATTGTGTAGGATATTTGATTAATGTCGCTAAAATATTGATATTCGTTGCTACTCGCTTTTTTTTAATGCCGTCCTCGCTTCACCTGCGTGTCACTGATCGATACCCTAAAGTAAGTTGTTTTTTGGGCGCCGATATACATCAGCATCTAATGACTTACAAGTGGTTTGATTTAGCTGCGCTGAGCACGGTCTCTAAGGACTCGTAAACTCGGTTGTGGGGACAAAAATCAGCGCGAAAAATAGTAGGATAGAGTAATTTGTTGCATTAATCATTAAAAGAAAATATTGTGAAAATACGTGTAGGTCAAGGTTATGATGTACATCAGCTACAAGAAGGGGCTGATTTTTGGCTGGGTGGAATCAAAATTCCCCACACTCATGGCGCAGTTGGGCACTCAGACGCCGATGTGCTCATACATACTATTTGTGATGCTTTGCTAGGGGCAGCAAATATGCGTGATATAGGGTATCACTTTTCTGATAAAGACCCTCAATACAAGGGCATTGACAGTAAAATACTGCTGAAGGATGTGATAAAGCTACTGAAGGATGCCAATTATGAAATAGGAAATATAGATGCCGTAGTTTGTTTGCAAGCCCCAAAAATAGGGCAATACATCCCAGAAATGCAGCAGTGTCTGGCCAATGTAATGAATATTTCTGTGGATGATGTGTCTGTAAAAGCCACTACAACAGAACGCTTGGGCTTTGTTGGACGTAAAGAAGGAGTAGCAGCTATGGCTACAGTGTTAATTTCAAAAAAATAGACAACTTGTTTTGCTTACTTTGAGTAAATAATGCAAGTATATGTTTGATTGCATAACGCTATAAAAATCAGGTTTTCCTATAATTCGGAAAACAGACTGCGTATTTAATTGATTTTTTTAGTTATTTTTGCTTTGATATATTTAAAATTTCGAGAAATTATGAAAAAGAATTATTTTTCTTTATTACTAATGACCCTTGTTTGTGTTTTTGCTTTTACAGCTTGCAAAAAAGGTGGTGACAATGATCCAGGCACAACTGATTTACTAGTTGCTAAGCAACCCTGGACAGTTTCAAAAGTGACTGACCAAAACAATACGGAGGTTACTACCTTTCAGGGTAAAACAGTGACCTTCAGTTCTGACGGTTCTTATACTCATACCTTAGGAAGCGCTACCGAATCAGGTACTTACACTGTTACTGGCAGTACTATTACTTTTACTCCTGCCAGTGGTACAGCTTACGCAAGTAGCTTTTCTGATGTAAACGCTACTTCGACTGAGCTAACTTTCAAAATGACCGTTGAGAGCACCAAAACAGGTACTACTACCTACTCAGTCACCATGCAGTAGTGTGAGCGATATATTATATATAAAACGTCTTTTGTGAGATACTCAAAAGACGTTTTTTTATGCTGCGTATTCAACAATCCTACAGATCAATTCTCTTCTTCTTTTTTTTCTTGGGCTGTTTTAATTTCCTCAGCAATCTTTTTAATTTTCTGGTTGAGTGAGTCTAGCTGAGCAGGTGGGTTTAGGTCTTGTGGGTTTGCCGACTTTCGTATGCATTGAAAGCGAGCAGCTTCTATGTTACGTTTTATCTTAAAAGTAACTGGTACTTTGGGTTCTTTAGCTAAGTCGCCGTACTTGTGTACATATTCTTCCAACTCAGCTCCGGCGGCATTAAAGTACTTTATAGCAATCACTACATCCTTAAACTTTACATCTGAGCGATTGTTTACCAAAGTAACTTCTACCGTCATTCCTTCGGCAAGCTCGTCTTCTTCGAGTAGTCTGCCATCTACTACTAGTCCTCTCATCAACGAATCGGCACGTTTTCGCTGGATTGTTTTTAGTGTGTCCTGCAAAAGTTTTTTGATTGAATTCAGACTATCAATGACAGCTTCTTGTGCCTCAAGCTTTTTTTTCTTCTCTTCGTCCTCTTTATCTTTTTCCTTGTCTTCCTCTTTTGTCTTGTTCTGATCTTCTACTGTTTTGGGATCTTTCTTTACCACTTCCTGATCCTTGCCCGTAGTGTTTTTTCGGTTATCGGCTATGCCTTTTTTAGGGGCACCATCTCCCATAAATTCACTGTAAATAACAAAGCCTACAAGCCCCACTAAAACAAAGATCAAGATATACAAAGGGGCATAAGAGACTCTTTTGGGGCGGGTATTTTTGTTCCTCTGTTTTTGACTGGCAGCACTGGTATTACGTGCAACGGCATCTGTAGCCTTTACTTGGGTAGGCCTTAAGTTTTGTGATTGACTGGTAGTATCTCCTGTGGCCTCTTCTTGTTTGAGCAATGCTTCTTTAAAATCAGCGCAACTCTGAAAACGTTGTGCTGGATCTTTTGCAGTGGCTTTGTCAATCAATTGTTGCATTCGTTCCGAAATGGTACCATCAAACTGCTTCAAAGGAGGCAAGGGGTCATTTACTATCTTATTGAACACATCAAACTCAGTAAGTTGAGTTTCGTCATAAGGCGCTTTTCCCGTAAGCATTTCAAACAAGGTAACCCCTAGCGAGTATACGTCAGTTCGTTGATCTATTTCTTTACCTTGTACTTGTTCAGGGCTCATGTACATCACTGTACCTAGTTGAGCACCAGGTTTGGTCAGGTTGTTTTTGTTTTCTTTTAAAATTTTAGCAATCCCAAAGTCCAATACTTTGGCACCAGCATCTTGAGTGATAATAATGTTTGAGGGTTTTATATCGCGGTGAATCACGCCTTGTTTGTGGGCATACTCCATACCTGCCAATATAAGCGAAAAGTAATAACGAACTTGTTCTTCAGGAATGGGGCGTTTCTTAATAAACCTATCAAGTGCTTCGCCCTGTGCGTATTCCATAATTAGAAACAAGCCTTTTTCGTTTTCTAAGTAATCATATAGAGTAATAATGTTGATATGCTGAAGGTTGGACAGTGTAGTTGCTTCTTGCCGAAAACGCTGTTTTACTTGCTCGTTGTTTACCAACAGTGGGTTAAGGGCTTTAATGGCTACTTTTCTGCCAAGCTGAGTATGGGTTGCTTGGTATACAGTTCCTACACCCCCTTCGCCTATGAGTGAATCTATATGATAATTAAGAATTTTTTCCCCGATCATTACATAATAAAGTTTAAAGTGCTTTTAGTTGGGTTTAGAGTATGTTTAAAGCGTTCGTTTATAGGAAGTTTTCGTGTTAGATGCATCAAACCGAGTGCTGTTTCACCTTTGAAAATAAGACAACAAACTAATTTTTAAACATACTCTTATCTTATGATGCCTGAAATAAATATACCTCACCTCTGTAGTTTTCATAACGAAACAACTGAAGTGAGGCAAGTCATTTATGAGGGTTAATATCTGGGAGCATTTAATGGAATCACCAATTCTTTTCCTTCATAAATAGGTTTCTCTTCTTCTATCAACATCCCTTGTTCGTCGTATTGTCGCTTCGCATTTGCCAGCGAAATTCCATTAGCATATAGAATTATTTTTGGGTTGATACGATATTTACGGGATACGTGATAAATATTTTCGTTTGCTTTCAGTTTATAAATGTCACGCACCAATATTTTTAACCCAGTACGAGGGCGAATTTTATCAGTACGTTTTATATCATTCATTTTTTCAAGGGTTTCTAAAGGTACATAATACCTTTTTGCCAACCATTCGAGGGTTTCACCATAGCCTGCTTTATGAATAAATACCTTAGTGCTGTCATTTGCTTTACCCATGGTCATACGGCGAATACTGTCACTCACTCGTTGCGCTTTGTTGGCTCTCTTGATAGAGTCTTGCATAGAGCGAATAGAGCTGGTATCCTGGATATTGAATACTACTGCTGTATTGACAAACTTTTTGGTGTTGTCTTTGGCGTAATTGTAAATAAGCATAACACCCACCAACCCTATGAGAATATACAAAGGTAAATTTACCACCTTTACATCTTCAGCATAAACTTC
This is a stretch of genomic DNA from Microscilla marina ATCC 23134. It encodes these proteins:
- a CDS encoding serine/threonine protein kinase; translation: MIGEKILNYHIDSLIGEGGVGTVYQATHTQLGRKVAIKALNPLLVNNEQVKQRFRQEATTLSNLQHINIITLYDYLENEKGLFLIMEYAQGEALDRFIKKRPIPEEQVRYYFSLILAGMEYAHKQGVIHRDIKPSNIIITQDAGAKVLDFGIAKILKENKNNLTKPGAQLGTVMYMSPEQVQGKEIDQRTDVYSLGVTLFEMLTGKAPYDETQLTEFDVFNKIVNDPLPPLKQFDGTISERMQQLIDKATAKDPAQRFQSCADFKEALLKQEEATGDTTSQSQNLRPTQVKATDAVARNTSAASQKQRNKNTRPKRVSYAPLYILIFVLVGLVGFVIYSEFMGDGAPKKGIADNRKNTTGKDQEVVKKDPKTVEDQNKTKEEDKEKDKEDEEKKKKLEAQEAVIDSLNSIKKLLQDTLKTIQRKRADSLMRGLVVDGRLLEEDELAEGMTVEVTLVNNRSDVKFKDVVIAIKYFNAAGAELEEYVHKYGDLAKEPKVPVTFKIKRNIEAARFQCIRKSANPQDLNPPAQLDSLNQKIKKIAEEIKTAQEKKEEEN
- the ispF gene encoding 2-C-methyl-D-erythritol 2,4-cyclodiphosphate synthase, whose protein sequence is MKIRVGQGYDVHQLQEGADFWLGGIKIPHTHGAVGHSDADVLIHTICDALLGAANMRDIGYHFSDKDPQYKGIDSKILLKDVIKLLKDANYEIGNIDAVVCLQAPKIGQYIPEMQQCLANVMNISVDDVSVKATTTERLGFVGRKEGVAAMATVLISKK
- a CDS encoding DUF6686 family protein; this encodes MKQDIPNHFIEVYQTPNGAVYQSNKDRCFWVEFNGVITSYKVLCFYKFKKAVDNIDLDLMANNSDAVYDYEIIAPCSCERCYVLTLTEIAELKELLSGAKVMLELNSILYERLYSVLV
- a CDS encoding M16 family metallopeptidase, translated to MIDYQYFTLKNGLQVYLHQDTTTPVAAVNILYNVGSKDEDESKTGFAHLFEHLMFGGSKNIPSYDEPLQRVGGENNAYTTPDITNYYITLPTANIETAFWLESDRMMSLSFDPEVLEVQRKVVIEEFKQRYLNQPYGDVWLKLRPLAYQVHPYRWATIGKDISHIERATMQDVKDFFRKFYLPNNAILAVAGNIDKAQLQYLAEKWFGDIPAGTDYQRKLPKEPKQTEPRYTEVTGDVPMNALYKVYHMVSKSHPDYYATDLLSDVLGRGKSSRLYTRLVKEKNIFNSVNAYITGSVEPGLLVVHGNLNEGVSLEEGDEAVQKIITELKNHKIQEQELSKVKNQAESTLVFSEVEVLTRIMNLSFAALLGNANAVNNESEKIQAVHAQQMMDIANQILVPENSSTLYYRKA
- a CDS encoding lipocalin family protein — its product is MKKNYFSLLLMTLVCVFAFTACKKGGDNDPGTTDLLVAKQPWTVSKVTDQNNTEVTTFQGKTVTFSSDGSYTHTLGSATESGTYTVTGSTITFTPASGTAYASSFSDVNATSTELTFKMTVESTKTGTTTYSVTMQ